The Arcobacter porcinus sequence TGAATTTTTATGCTTATTATTTTTCAGATAAACATGTATTAAAAAGATTTAATGCAATAGAAATTGAAGATACAAGGCATCCTGTATATAAAATTACTAAGAAACTTGTTCAAAAAGCAAATCTTCCTATGCCAAAAGTTTATATAATAGAAGATAATATCCCAAATGCTTTTGCAACGGGAAGAAATTATGAGAATTCTGCAATTGCAGTAACTATTGGGCTTTATGATTTATTGAATGAAGATGAGCTAGAAGGTGTAATTGCTCATGAATTATCTCATATAAAGCATCATGATATATTAATAGGAACTATTGCAGCAGTTTTTGCAGGTGCAATAGCTATGATTGCAAATATGATGCAGTTTAGTTCTATGACAGGAAATAATAGACAAAATCAAAATCCAATTATTATGATAATTATGGCTATTTTATTACCTCTTGCTGCTTCTATTATACAAATGAGTGTAAGTAGAAGTAGAGAATTTATGGCAGATGAAGGAGCTGCAAGGATGACAAGAAATCCAAGTGGACTTCAAAATGCATTAAAAAAGCTAGAAAACTATGCTTCAAGAGGAGTAGTTTTAAATAATGCAAATGAGGAAACAGCTCATATGTTTATTGTAAATCCATTTAGTGGAGTTAAATCAAGCTTTGGAAACCTTTTTAGAACACATCCAAGAACAGCTGATAGAATAGCTAGACTTGAAGCATTAAAAAGAGAAATTTAAAATCTTAGCTTAATGCCCACTCAAAGAATGAAAATATCTCTATTTTTATAGAGCTATTTTTTATTTTTCCACTATTTGAGATAGTTAAAATTTCAAGCTCTTTTATATTAAGTTCTTGACAAGTTTTAATCACTTTTTTCATGAGGTTTTGAGTTGTAGCTTCATTGAAAAAAGGAATAACTAAAATAGCAGTTGATATTTCAGGAATATAAAAATCAATAAAATCAAGGTAATAGATAGTTTTGAATCTATCATTTAATTCTAGAAAAATCATATTTGAAAACTCTTGTTTAAATCTTTTTTGAAAAGAGAAAGAGCTTTGTAAAGCATGATTATAAGAGTATATTTTTTTTGAAGAGTTCTTTTGATTATATTTTTCTACAAAAAAGAATATATTTTTTTCTTCAAAATTTTTGCAAAGTTCATAAAATCTATCTTTAGATATTTTTATTTTTGATTTTAAACTATTAAATAGTTGAAATATTGATTTTTTTTCATCGATATTTTCTAAAAGAAGCTTAAAAGCCATAAATTCTGTATTATCTCTTAACTCTTGTTTTATAATCTCCTGAACTCTTTGAACTCTTTTATTCTCTTCTAAAAAGATTGTTTCTGCAAAGTTCCCAAATTTTAGAAAACTATTAAAACTAGAAGTTATATTTAATTGTTTATTATCAAAAAGCAAATACTCTTCAAAATCTAAACTTCCTAAATAAATTTTTGAAAATCCTTCAATGTCAATATCTTTATGAGATGAAATTACAATGTTTTCACATTTTAATGGAGAGTATTTATAAGGAAAATTATCTAAAACCAAAGTAGATATGCTTTTTTTATCTATAAACTCTTGTAAAAGTGTTAATTCCTCTTCAATATTTATATTTCTAAGATCAGAAAAATCAATATATAAAACCTCTTTTTTATCAAAATTTGATATAAAATCCATAATAAGATAGCTTTTTCCTACTTTATATGCACCTATTATTAAGGTCTTTTTATTTTCAATTTTCTTTTTTCTTTCTAGAAAATTTATTTTCGCAAAATTTTGCTCATAGTTTTCACTTAGAAGCTTCATCTATTTTTTACTCAGATTAATTGCTTCTTTTATTGCATTTATATAACTTGTGTTATTTGGATTTTTATTTTTATAAGCTATATCAAAAGCAGTTCCGTGATCAACACTTGTTCTAATTATTGAAAGATTTAAACTTACATTTATACTTTCATCAAAGTATAAAGCTTTTAATGGAATTAAACCTTGATCATGATACATAGCTATAAAATATTTATAGTTTTTCCTTGAATTAGGACTAAAAGCAGTATCAGGAACTAAAGGATTAGAAAAAATATCTTTTTCTAAAATAGAGTTTGCTTTTTTTATAGCTTTTATTATCTTTTTCTCATCATCACCTAAAACTCCACCATCTCCAGCATGTGGATTTAGAGCTAAAACAGCAACCTTTGAAGCATTTGTGCAAGAGTAAAAATCTAAGAAAAATTTTGTAAGTTTTTTTGTATTTATATTTTTTACGATATCGTTTAGTGCAATATGCTCAGTAAACAAAGCAACATACATTTTAGAGCAACCAAGCATCATAATTGCATCTTTTTTGAATATATCTCTTAAAACTTCTGTATGACCTTTGTAAGATATCTTGGCTTTACTCCAAGATTCTTTATTTATAGGAAGTGTACAAATAGCATCTACTTCTTTGTTTTTTGCTAGATTTATAGCATCAATAAATGAGTTAAATGAGTATAAACCTGCATTTTTTGAAACTTGTGAAGGAGTTATTTTAAAAATTCCTTTAGTTCCAAAAGTATAAAAGTCTTTTGGAACTTTTATTTTTAGAAGCTTAGAAGCTTTTTCTAGTAACTCTTTATTTATACAATAGATTGGAGAACAAAGTTTTTTAATCTCATTATGTGAATTTAGAGCTATTTCTAATCCAATTCCATTTAAATCGCCAATACTAATAGCAATTTTAGGAAGATTTTTACTCATTTATTAAACTTTTTATCTCTTTTATCGCACTTTCTAAACCTGTAAAAACAGATCTTGCAATAATACTTTGCCCAATATTTAACTCTATAATATCTTTAATTTCACAGATATTTTTAACATTTTGATAGTTTAATCCATGACCAGCTGCAACTTTTATACCTAAATTTGAAGCAAAATTTGAAGATGCTTTTATATCTTCTAAACTTTTGTCAAGCATAGATTTTAGCTCTTCTTTACTAAGTTCAAGCTCTTTTATTGAGTGTTGAGTATTTCTAAGATTTGAGTAAAGCATTGCATAAATATTTGCATAAGTCCCTGTATGAAGCTCCACAAAATCTGTTTCTAACATATTTGATAACTCTATTGCTTTATGTGTTGGATCAATAAAAAGTGAGACTTCTATATCGTGTTCTTTTAGTTTTTCTATTGTTTTATTGATTTTATCAAAGTGATTTTCTAAATCAAGTCCACCTTCTGTTGTAACTTCATCTCTATTTTCTGGAACTAATGTAACTCTAAAAGGTTTTAAAGAACAAACAATATCAATAATATCTTCATTTATTGAGCATTCAAGGTTAACAGGAAGTGCAGATTGATCTATTATGGCTTTTGCATCAAGATCATGAATATGTCTTCTATCTTCTCTTAAATGAATAGTAATTTGATCAGCACCTGCAAGTTTGCAAATACTTACAGCATCAAGTGGATTTGGATCATTTATTTTTCTAGCTTCTCTTAAAGTTGCTATGTGATCAATATTTACACCAAGTAGCATATTCTTTCTCCTTTAAATTCTTAAGATAAATCTTTTAATGTTGCAATATTTGCTGCAAGTTTATTTTGAACTTCTAAATATTCATCATCATTATTTGAATCAGCAACAATTCCAGCTCCTGCTTGGAAAATAATTTTATCTTTTGTGATAAATGAAGTTCTAATAGTAATTGCACTATCCATATTTCCATCGAAACCAAAATATGCAACACTTCCTGAGTAGAAGTTTCTTTTTACTCCTTCAAACTCAGCAATTAACTCCATAGCTCTTATTTTTGGAGCTCCCGTCATTGTTCCAGCTGTAAATACAGCCATAAAAAGATCAAACATATCATATTTTTCATCTAAAATTGCTTCTACATCGCTTACAATGTGCATAACATGAGAGTATCTTTCTATTCTCATAAGATCACTAACTTTTACAGTTCCAGCCCTAGCAACTCTTCCCACATCATTTCTTCCTAAATCTACAAGCATAAGATGTTCAGCTCTCTCTTTTTTATCATTGATTAGCTCATTTTCCATCTCTAAATCTTTTTCTAAATTTGCTCCTCTTTTTCTTGTTCCTGCAATTGGTCTTAAAAGAAGATGACCATCAACAAGTCTTACCATAACTTCAGGGCTACTTCCAGCAATAGAAAAATCTTCAAATTCTAGTAAATAAAGATAAGGGCTAGGATTTTTACTTCTTAATGCTCTATAAAAACTAAGATGATCTACAATAGCTTTTTGAGTAAATCTATTTGACATTAAAAGTTGAAACACATCTCCACTTAATATCTTCTCTTTGGCTTTTTCTATCATAGAAAAAAACTCATCTTTTGAGAATTGAAATTTACCTTCATCTATTATTTCTGCTTTTTTTAAAGGAGTATAAATATATGGTTTTAAAAGCTCTTTTTCAATATTTTCTATCTCATTTTTTAAAGAGTACATAGAAGTTAGAATTGTAAGCTTAGAAGTTTTATGAGAAAATGCTAGTATGATTTTTGGTCTAATTAGATCAAAATCAGGAATATTTAACTCATCTTTCAAAGAGTTCATAGATGCTTTTAGTTTTTTTTCAAACTCTTTTGATATATCATAGCCAACATTTCCAATAAAACCATCAATTAGACTAATTCCTAACTCTTTTGCTTTATCTTTGTAAATTTGTTTATCAAAATTTTTATAATATTTTTTTAAAAATAATAAAGGATTATTATCTACTTTATTTGTTTCTCCATTTTCATCTTTAAAAAAGCATTCATTGTCTTTGTACCAAATTCTCTCTCTAGCACCAATAATTATATAAGAAAAATTTCCATCATTTTTTGAACTTATTGTGCTCTCAAACAAAAGACTAAGCTCTTTTGGATAAAGAGCTTTCGTTTTTTCATAAATTGAAACGGGAGTGAATTGATCTAAAAAAAGAGTTTTACTAAAAAAATTCATAGAAATACTTAATTATAAACTATAAAAGGATTACCATTTATATTTAGTTTCTCTTTTATAGATGGCACTTTTGTATTTGCTTCAGCTCTATCTTTAAATGGACCAATTAAAACTTTATTTAAATTTTTTTCATTTAAAATTTTGTATTCAAATCCATTCTGTTTTATTTTTTGTAAATAAGCACTATTTGGTTGTTTTGAAAAAGCACCAATTTGAACATAGTAAGCTTTTGCAGTAGAACTACTTGTAGCTTTTGGAGTTGTTGCTTGTATTCCTTGATTGTTTTTACCTTCAACTAAATCTTTTATAGAAGTCTTTGCTTCTACTTTAGTAGGTTTAGGTTCAACAACTTTTGGAGCAGGAGCTGGTGTTTTTTTCTCTTCAACTTTTTTTATTGTATTATTTATAAGTTCGTCAGGAATTATAATTTCAGGCTCTTGTTCTATTTGAGTAACACTCTCTTCTACTTGAACAATATCATCTAAACTATTTGAATAATTAGATTTTTCTAAAGTTTCAGTTGCACTTTTTCTATTTGTTTCATCTAAAATTCTTTTATAATCTTCTTCAATATTACTTGAATTGTTATTTTCAATTACTTCATTTGTAGATTCCATAAAAGGATCTGTTTTTTTATTATTATTTGAAAGAAGACCAAAAAGCATAATTGTAAGAAAAAATAGAACTAATAAAATAGCCCCAAGAAGAATATACTTTTTTTTATTACTGCTTCTATTTGATCTTTTTTCAAGGATTAGACTATCAAACTCATCTTCACTATCTATTTTAATATTATTTTGAAGTCTTTGAATCTCTTCATAGCTACTATTTGAATTGCTATTATAAGCACTATTTAGATTATTTGATAGGTTTAAATTTTGCATATTTGATTCAGCTTGATTTAGCTCATTTAATTTTCTTTGTAACTCTTCACCTTCTTGTTTAAGTTGTACTTTTTTTAAAAAATCATCACCATTTATTTGCATAGTCTATCCTTTTTTTAAGTTTTTATCTTCTTTAATAAGTTGCGTTAGAGTAGATAACGAATTGATTAGCAAGATTTTCAAGTTCTTTACTAATTTTAGTTTGTAAAGAAGAATCTTCAATATTATCTAAAACATCACAAATTTTATTTGCAATAAACTCAAACTCTTTCTCTTTCATACCACGTGCTGTTAGTGCAGGGCTTCCAATTCTAATACCTGAAGTTACAAAAGGGCTTCTAGTTTCTCCTGGAACTGTGTTTTTATTTACAGTAATACCAGCATTACCTAAAGCAGCATCAGCATCTTTACCTGAAAAAGGTTTATTTAAAAATGATACTAAAACTAAGTGATTGTCTGTACCATTACTTACTATATCATATCCTCTTTTAATAAGAACATCTGCTAATACTTTTGCATTTGCTTTTACTTGTTTTGCATAATCTTTCCATTTTGGATCTAAAATCTCTTTAAATGCAACAGCTTTAGCAGCAATAACATGCATAAGAGGTCCACCTTGAAGTCCAGGGAATATTGCACTATTTACTTTTTTAGCAATCTCTTCATCATTTGTCATAATAACTCCACCTCTTGGTCCTCTTAGAGTTTTATGAGTTGTTGTAGTTACAACATCAGCATAAGGAAAAGGACTCATATGCTCACCTGCAGCAACTAATCCAGCAATATGTGCAATATCAGCAAATAAAATAGCACCAACTTTATCAGCTATTTCTTTGAATCTTTTAAAATCAATCTCTCTTGCATAAGCACTAGCTCCACAAACAATGATTTTTGGCATAACAGTTTTAGCAATCTCTTCTAATTTATCATAGTTGATTCTTCCATCAAGTTCAACACCATAATAAAATGCAGAATAGTTTTGTCCTGAAAATGATGGTTTACTTCCATGAGTTAAATGCCCACCATGAGATAGATCCATTCCTAGAAGTTTATCTCCTGCTTTAAGTAATGCTGCATAAACTGCACCATTTGCTTGAGAACCACTATGTGGTTGAACATTTGCAAATTTACAATTAAAGATTTTACAAACTCTATCAATAGCTAGTTGCTCAACTTTATCAGCTTGCTCACATCCACCATAATATCTTTTATAAGGATAACCTTCAGCATACTTGTTTGTAAAAACTGAACCCATTGCTTGCATTACTGCTGGGCTTGTAAAGTTTTCACTTGCAATCATCTCAAGATGATTTGTCTGTCTTACTAGTTCAGCTTCAACTATATCAAATACCTCTTTATCAGCTACCTCTAAATTATCGCTTGTTATGTAGTTCATATCTATTATTCCTTCTCTTTTATTTATTTTCTTCTTCAATATCTGCTAATAAATCTATCTCTTGCTTGATTGGTTTCATAGCTGGAAATAGTAAAACATCTCTAATTGAGTGTTGATTTGTAAGCATCATTACAAGTCTATCTATTCCAATTCCTTGACCAGCTGTTGGAGCCATACCATAAGATAAAGCATTTACAAAATCTTCATCCATTTCATGAGCTTCATCATCTCCATTATCTTTTGCAGCCATTTGACCTTCAAATCTTCCTAATTGGTCAATTGGGTCATTTAACTCACTAAATGCATTTGCAATCTCTTTTCCAGCTATAAATAACTCAAATCTATCTGTAAGATGTGGTTTACTATCACTTCTTCTAGCAAGTGGAGATATATCAACTGGATACTCTGTAATAAATGTTGGATTTATTAGTTTTGCTTCAACAAACTCATCAAAAAGTTCTCCTTGAAGTTGTCCTAAGTTCATTCCAGCTTTCGCTTCTAGTTTATTGTCTCTTAAAAATTGTAATATTTTCTCTTTATCTTCCACAATATCAGCAGGAACTCCACCAATTTTTACTAAAGATTCAATCAAAGGAATTTCTGTAAAATCACTAAAATCAATCTCTAAATCTCCATAAGGAAGCTTTGTAGGAAGATTTAAGTTTTTAAATAAGTATTCAAAATACTCTTTTGTTAGAGCAATTAAATCTTTATAAGTTTTATATGCCCAATAAAATTCAATTGAAGTAAATTCAGGATTATGAGTTGCATCCATACCTTCATTTCTAAAGTTTCTATTTATTTCAAAAACTGCTTCAAATCCACCAACTATTAATCTTTTTAAATATAATTCAGGTGCAATTCTTAAAAATCTATCTATTCCTAAAGCATTATGATGAGTAACAAATGGTTTTGCATTTGCTCCACCTGCAATTGGGTGCATCATAGGAGTTTCTACTTCAAGGAAACCTTTATCTTCAAAAAATCTTCTTGTAAGAGATATAATTTTACTTCTTGTTTGAAAAGTTGATTTAACATCACTATTCATTATTAAATCTAAATATCTTTGTCTGTATCTTAGCTCTTTATCTTGAATTCCATGATATTTTTCAGGAAGTGGAGATATCGCTTTTGTAAGAACTTTTAAATCTTGTACCAGTAAAGATAACTCTCCATGACCCGTAATAAAAGGGTAACCTTTTACTTCAATAATATCACCAACTTCTACATATTTTTTGAAAATATCATTATAAAAATTCTCTTCTAAATTATCTCTAGCTACATAAACTTGAAGCATTCCACTTTCATCTTCTATTTTTAGAAAACTTGCTTTTCCCATAAGTCTGAATAGTTTAATTCTTCCTGCAATTGTAAAAGATCTATTTTCATCTCTTTTTGTTTCAAGATTAAAAACATCTTCATTTTTATTTAAATAATCTTGAATACTTAACTCTCTTTTACTATCATTTGAGTAAGGATTAATTCCTAATCCTCTTAATGCTTCAGCTTTTTCTATTCTTTGTTGTATAAATCTATTTTCAAACAATTCTTATTCCTTTAATCCTCATTTTTCTCGTTGTTAATATCATTTTCTCTTTTTTCTTCTACTGTTTTTTCATCTTCAAGCTGTTGAGCTTGTCTTGCATTATCTTCATCAGTATTCTGATTTTGATTTCCTGACAAAATGTCACTTGTATCTTTTAAAACTTTTGCCTTATCAGCCATTTTATTTACAGATTCTTTTACAGAATCATCTAAATTGTCAGTAATTACACTAGTGTCTATTTTCATAATAAACTCACCAACGCTAAGTAGATGAGGCATTACAATAGAGTTTTTGAAATTTTCATCAATTGATTTTCTAAAAGAATCAATTGAATATAAAGCAGAAGCTATAACTGAGAATATTAGAAATATTTTAGCTGCTCCAAAAACAAGACCAAACAGTCTATCAATAACTCCAAGACCACTTAAGCTAAATATCTTGCTTACAAGAATTCCAGCTACATAAACAATAAACCAAACAGCAACAACAGATATTATAAAACCTATAAGTTTAATAGTAGAGCTATTCTCAATAGCTAAAACAGGTGCTACTATTTGTCCTACATCAAATGATACTCTTGATGCAACAAAAATTGCTCCAATGATTCCTAAAAGAGCAAAAACCTCTTTTATAAAACCTTTAAAGAAACCTTTTAAACCTAGGAAAAGAGTGATAAGAATTATTATCACATCAAACATTGCAAGATCTTGCATATTAATTCCTTTTTTAATAATTCGTGCATAATATCTAAAAAAGTCAAAATAAAAGTTTAAGCAAAATAAATATAGATTTTGATAAAATCCCAAAATGATAAAAAGATACCCAACAAAACAAATAAGTGTAGGAAATGTAAAAATAGGTGGTGATGCACCAGTTTCCGTACAATCAATGACATATACTAAAACATCAAATGTAAAAGAGACAGTTGAGCAGATAAATAGACTTCATTTTGCAGGAGCTGATATTGTAAGAGTTGCAGTTCCACATATTGAAGATGCAAATGCTTTAAAAGAGATTAAAAAACAAGTTAGTTTACCAATAGTTGCTGATATACATTTTCACTATAAACTTGCACTTATAGCTGCCGAAGTTGTGGATTGTATAAGAATAAATCCAGGAAATATAGGAGATAAAAAAAGAGTAGCAGAAGTTGTAAAAGCTTGTCAAGCTAGAAATATTCCAATAAGAATTGGAGTAAATTGTGGAAGTTTAGAAAAACAATTTGAAGATAAATATGGTCAAACTCCTGAAGGAATGGTTGCAAGTGCTGAGTATAATATAAAATATCTTGAAGATTTAGGTTTTACAGATATAAAAGTATCTTTAAAAGCTAGTGATGTTCAAAGAACTGTGCAATCATATAGACTTTTGAGACCAAAAAATAACTATCCTTTTCATTTAGGTGTAACAGAAGCTGGAACACAATTTCACTCTACAATAAAATCTTCAATAGCATTAGGAAGTTTACTTCTTGATGGAATTGGCGATACTTTAAGAGTTTCAATGACAGGAGAACTTGAAGAAGAGATAAAAGTAGGGCGAGGAATTCTAAAAGATGTTGGACTTGTAAAAGATGGTTTAAATATTATTTCTTGTCCAACTTGTGGAAGAATTGAAGCTGATTTAGTAAGTGCAGTTGCTGAGATAGAAAAAAGAACAGCACATATAAAAACTCCTTTGGATGTTTCAGTTATGGGATGTGTTGTAAATGCTATTGGAGAAGCAAAATCTGCTGATGTTGCTATTGCTTTTGGAAAAGGTAGTGGACTTGTGATGAAAAAAGGTGAGATTATTGCTAAATTAAGTGGAGATGCTTTAATAAATAAATTTGTTGAAGAAGTTGAATTTGAGGCAAAAAGAAAAATATAATGGATAGTATTTATAGCATAAACATAGAAAGAGCAGTTTTAAGCTCAATTTTCTTTAATCCTGAAGAGCTAGAAGATGTTTTGGGAGTTTTAAAGCCAAAAGATTTTTATCTTCCAGCACATAAGGCAATTTTTGAAGCAATGATAAAACTTCATGAAGAAGATATGCCAATTGATGAAGATTTTATAAGAAATAAAGTAGATAAAAAACAAGCTGATGATAATGTTCTTTTAGAAATCTTAAGTGCAAATCCAATTACAAATACAAATGCTTATGTAAAAGAGATAAAAGATAGTTCTGTAAAAAGAGAGCTTGCGACTCTTGCAACTACTATAAAAAAAGTAGCTATTGAAGATGAAGTAAGTGCAAATGAAGCACTTGATACTATTCAAGGTGAGCTTTATAAAATATCTACAAATAGTGCTACAAGCGAATTAAAAGATATGCAAACTGTTACAAGTGATACTTTAGCATATATAGAGAAGATGAAAAAACTTGGAAATAAGTATTTAATAGGACAAACAACAGGTTTTGATACTTTAGATAAAAGAACAACAGGTTTTAATGAAGGAGATTTAGTAATAATTGCTGCTCGTCCTGCTATGGGAAAAACAGCTATTGTTTTAAATATGGCACTTAAAAATATTGAAAGAAATAAAGGTGTTATTTTTTTCTCATTAGAGATGCCAGCAGAACAACTTATGTTAAGAATGATTGCTGCTAAAACTTCAATACCTTTACAAAATTTAAGAAAAGGTGATATGGATGATAATGAGTGGTCAAGATTAAGCTCAGCTTTTGATGATTTAAATAGTAAGAAACTTTTTGTAGATGATGGTGGAAGTATAAATATTAATCAACTTCGTGCAAGAGTAAGAAAAATCGCTCAAAATGCTGAAAATAATATTGGACTTGTAATTATTGATTATCTTCAATTAATGCAAGGAATAGGAAATAAAGATAGACACCAAGAAGTTTCTGATATTAGTAGAGGTTTAAAAATGCTAGCACGAGAGCTTAAAATCCCAATAGTTGCTCTTTCACAGCTAAATAGAGGACTTGAAAGCAGACCTGACAAAAGACCAATGCTGAGTGATTTAAGAGAATCAGGAGCGATAGAACAAGATGCTGATATTATTCTTTTCGTTTATAGAGATGATGTATATAAACAAAGAGATGAAGCAAGAAAAGAGAAAGAGGCAAAAGATAGAGGTGAGGATTATAAATCTAAGTTTCAAGATAAAGAGGTTGAAGAAGCTGAGATAATAATAGGAAAACAGAGAAATGGACCAATAGGAACTGTTAAATTAGACTTCCATAAATCATTGACTAAATTTGTTGATAAAGAGA is a genomic window containing:
- the htpX gene encoding zinc metalloprotease HtpX gives rise to the protein MEQIKTVFFLTLLTVLFVFIGFSFGGTNGMLIAFFIALAMNFYAYYFSDKHVLKRFNAIEIEDTRHPVYKITKKLVQKANLPMPKVYIIEDNIPNAFATGRNYENSAIAVTIGLYDLLNEDELEGVIAHELSHIKHHDILIGTIAAVFAGAIAMIANMMQFSSMTGNNRQNQNPIIMIIMAILLPLAASIIQMSVSRSREFMADEGAARMTRNPSGLQNALKKLENYASRGVVLNNANEETAHMFIVNPFSGVKSSFGNLFRTHPRTADRIARLEALKREI
- a CDS encoding AAA family ATPase, giving the protein MKLLSENYEQNFAKINFLERKKKIENKKTLIIGAYKVGKSYLIMDFISNFDKKEVLYIDFSDLRNINIEEELTLLQEFIDKKSISTLVLDNFPYKYSPLKCENIVISSHKDIDIEGFSKIYLGSLDFEEYLLFDNKQLNITSSFNSFLKFGNFAETIFLEENKRVQRVQEIIKQELRDNTEFMAFKLLLENIDEKKSIFQLFNSLKSKIKISKDRFYELCKNFEEKNIFFFVEKYNQKNSSKKIYSYNHALQSSFSFQKRFKQEFSNMIFLELNDRFKTIYYLDFIDFYIPEISTAILVIPFFNEATTQNLMKKVIKTCQELNIKELEILTISNSGKIKNSSIKIEIFSFFEWALS
- the pdxA gene encoding 4-hydroxythreonine-4-phosphate dehydrogenase, translated to MSKNLPKIAISIGDLNGIGLEIALNSHNEIKKLCSPIYCINKELLEKASKLLKIKVPKDFYTFGTKGIFKITPSQVSKNAGLYSFNSFIDAINLAKNKEVDAICTLPINKESWSKAKISYKGHTEVLRDIFKKDAIMMLGCSKMYVALFTEHIALNDIVKNINTKKLTKFFLDFYSCTNASKVAVLALNPHAGDGGVLGDDEKKIIKAIKKANSILEKDIFSNPLVPDTAFSPNSRKNYKYFIAMYHDQGLIPLKALYFDESINVSLNLSIIRTSVDHGTAFDIAYKNKNPNNTSYINAIKEAINLSKK
- a CDS encoding pyridoxine 5'-phosphate synthase, which produces MLLGVNIDHIATLREARKINDPNPLDAVSICKLAGADQITIHLREDRRHIHDLDAKAIIDQSALPVNLECSINEDIIDIVCSLKPFRVTLVPENRDEVTTEGGLDLENHFDKINKTIEKLKEHDIEVSLFIDPTHKAIELSNMLETDFVELHTGTYANIYAMLYSNLRNTQHSIKELELSKEELKSMLDKSLEDIKASSNFASNLGIKVAAGHGLNYQNVKNICEIKDIIELNIGQSIIARSVFTGLESAIKEIKSLINE
- a CDS encoding anthranilate synthase component I family protein; the encoded protein is MNFFSKTLFLDQFTPVSIYEKTKALYPKELSLLFESTISSKNDGNFSYIIIGARERIWYKDNECFFKDENGETNKVDNNPLLFLKKYYKNFDKQIYKDKAKELGISLIDGFIGNVGYDISKEFEKKLKASMNSLKDELNIPDFDLIRPKIILAFSHKTSKLTILTSMYSLKNEIENIEKELLKPYIYTPLKKAEIIDEGKFQFSKDEFFSMIEKAKEKILSGDVFQLLMSNRFTQKAIVDHLSFYRALRSKNPSPYLYLLEFEDFSIAGSSPEVMVRLVDGHLLLRPIAGTRKRGANLEKDLEMENELINDKKERAEHLMLVDLGRNDVGRVARAGTVKVSDLMRIERYSHVMHIVSDVEAILDEKYDMFDLFMAVFTAGTMTGAPKIRAMELIAEFEGVKRNFYSGSVAYFGFDGNMDSAITIRTSFITKDKIIFQAGAGIVADSNNDDEYLEVQNKLAANIATLKDLS
- a CDS encoding SPOR domain-containing protein gives rise to the protein MQINGDDFLKKVQLKQEGEELQRKLNELNQAESNMQNLNLSNNLNSAYNSNSNSSYEEIQRLQNNIKIDSEDEFDSLILEKRSNRSSNKKKYILLGAILLVLFFLTIMLFGLLSNNNKKTDPFMESTNEVIENNNSSNIEEDYKRILDETNRKSATETLEKSNYSNSLDDIVQVEESVTQIEQEPEIIIPDELINNTIKKVEEKKTPAPAPKVVEPKPTKVEAKTSIKDLVEGKNNQGIQATTPKATSSSTAKAYYVQIGAFSKQPNSAYLQKIKQNGFEYKILNEKNLNKVLIGPFKDRAEANTKVPSIKEKLNINGNPFIVYN
- a CDS encoding serine hydroxymethyltransferase, which translates into the protein MNYITSDNLEVADKEVFDIVEAELVRQTNHLEMIASENFTSPAVMQAMGSVFTNKYAEGYPYKRYYGGCEQADKVEQLAIDRVCKIFNCKFANVQPHSGSQANGAVYAALLKAGDKLLGMDLSHGGHLTHGSKPSFSGQNYSAFYYGVELDGRINYDKLEEIAKTVMPKIIVCGASAYAREIDFKRFKEIADKVGAILFADIAHIAGLVAAGEHMSPFPYADVVTTTTHKTLRGPRGGVIMTNDEEIAKKVNSAIFPGLQGGPLMHVIAAKAVAFKEILDPKWKDYAKQVKANAKVLADVLIKRGYDIVSNGTDNHLVLVSFLNKPFSGKDADAALGNAGITVNKNTVPGETRSPFVTSGIRIGSPALTARGMKEKEFEFIANKICDVLDNIEDSSLQTKISKELENLANQFVIYSNATY
- the lysS gene encoding lysine--tRNA ligase; this translates as MFENRFIQQRIEKAEALRGLGINPYSNDSKRELSIQDYLNKNEDVFNLETKRDENRSFTIAGRIKLFRLMGKASFLKIEDESGMLQVYVARDNLEENFYNDIFKKYVEVGDIIEVKGYPFITGHGELSLLVQDLKVLTKAISPLPEKYHGIQDKELRYRQRYLDLIMNSDVKSTFQTRSKIISLTRRFFEDKGFLEVETPMMHPIAGGANAKPFVTHHNALGIDRFLRIAPELYLKRLIVGGFEAVFEINRNFRNEGMDATHNPEFTSIEFYWAYKTYKDLIALTKEYFEYLFKNLNLPTKLPYGDLEIDFSDFTEIPLIESLVKIGGVPADIVEDKEKILQFLRDNKLEAKAGMNLGQLQGELFDEFVEAKLINPTFITEYPVDISPLARRSDSKPHLTDRFELFIAGKEIANAFSELNDPIDQLGRFEGQMAAKDNGDDEAHEMDEDFVNALSYGMAPTAGQGIGIDRLVMMLTNQHSIRDVLLFPAMKPIKQEIDLLADIEEENK
- a CDS encoding CvpA family protein translates to MQDLAMFDVIIILITLFLGLKGFFKGFIKEVFALLGIIGAIFVASRVSFDVGQIVAPVLAIENSSTIKLIGFIISVVAVWFIVYVAGILVSKIFSLSGLGVIDRLFGLVFGAAKIFLIFSVIASALYSIDSFRKSIDENFKNSIVMPHLLSVGEFIMKIDTSVITDNLDDSVKESVNKMADKAKVLKDTSDILSGNQNQNTDEDNARQAQQLEDEKTVEEKRENDINNEKNED